The following are encoded in a window of Anser cygnoides isolate HZ-2024a breed goose chromosome 33, Taihu_goose_T2T_genome, whole genome shotgun sequence genomic DNA:
- the LOC136788186 gene encoding claw keratin-like: protein MSCSSLCAPVCGVAAPAPVADSANEPCVRQCPDSTVVIQPPATVLTLPGPILSSFPQHAVVGSAGVPGVAGGFGGTFGGRGGFGGYGGLGGYGGLLGYGGLGGYGGLGGYGGLGGYGGYGAFGSCGYGGWRRGLRYLSGSCGPC, encoded by the coding sequence ATGTCCTGCTCCAGCTTGTGTGCCCCTGTGTGTGGGGTGGCCGCCCCGGCCCCAGTGGCTGACAGTGCCAACGAGCCCTGTGTGCGGCAGTGCCCCGACTCCACCGTGGTGATCCAGCCCCCGGCCACGGTGCTCACCTTGCCCGggcccatcctcagctccttcccgcagcaTGCCGTGGTCGGCTCGGCCGGAGTCCCGGGTGTGGCAGGGGGCTTCGGCGGCACTTTTGGAGGCCGTGGTGGCTTTGGgggctatggaggccttgggggCTATGGCGGCCTTTTgggctatggaggccttggTGGTTATGGAGGCCTTGGgggctatggaggccttggaggctatgggggctatggAGCCTTTGGGAGCTGTGGATACGGAGGCTGGCGCCGGGGCCTCAGGTACCTCAGTGGCAGCTGTGGGCCCTGCTAA
- the LOC136788187 gene encoding claw keratin-like: protein MSCSSLCAPVCGVAAPAPVADSFNEPCVQQCPDSTVVIQPPATVLTLPGPILSSFPQHAVVGSAGVPGVAGGFGGTFGGRGGFGGYGGLGGYGGLLGYGGLGGYGGLGGYGGLGGYGGYGAFGSCGYGGWRRGHRYLSGNCGPC, encoded by the coding sequence atgtcctgctccagcctgtgtGCTCCTGTGTGCGGGGTAGCCGCCCCGGCCCCAGTGGCTGACAGCTTCAACGAGCCCTGCGTGCAGCAGTGCCCTGACTCCACCGTGGTGATCCAGCCCCCGGCCACGGTGCTCACCTTGCCCGggcccatcctcagctccttcccgcagcaTGCCGTGGTCGGCTCGGCAGGAGTCCCGGGTGTGGCAGGGGGCTTCGGCGGCACTTTTGGAGGCCGTGGTGGCTTTGGgggctatggaggccttgggggCTATGGCGGCCTTTTgggctatggaggccttgggggTTACGGAGGCCTTGGTGGCTATGGAGGCCTTGGaggctatgggggctatggAGCATTTGGCAGCTGCGGATATGGCGGCTGGCGTCGCGGCCACAGGTACCTCAGTGGCAACTGCGGGCCCTGCTAA
- the LOC136788197 gene encoding claw keratin-like gives MSCSSLCAPVCGVAAPAPVADSANEPCVRQCPDSTVVIQPPATVLTLPGPILSSFPQHAVVGSAGVPGVAGGFGGTFGGRGGFGGYGGLGGYGGLLGYGGLGGYGGLGGYGGLGGYGGYGAFGSCGYGGWRRGLRYLSGSCGPC, from the coding sequence ATGTCCTGCTCCAGCTTGTGTGCCCCTGTGTGTGGGGTGGCCGCCCCGGCCCCAGTGGCTGACAGTGCCAACGAGCCCTGCGTGCGGCAGTGCCCCGACTCCACCGTGGTGATCCAGCCCCCGGCCACGGTGCTCACCTTGCCCGggcccatcctcagctccttcccgcagcaTGCCGTGGTCGGCTCGGCCGGAGTCCCGGGTGTGGCAGGGGGCTTCGGCGGCACTTTTGGAGGCCGTGGTGGCTTTGGgggctatggaggccttgggggCTATGGCGGCCTTTTgggctatggaggccttggTGGTTATGGAGGCCTTGGgggctatggaggccttggaggctatgggggctatggAGCCTTTGGGAGCTGTGGATACGGAGGCTGGCGCCGGGGCCTCAGGTACCTCAGTGGCAGCTGTGGGCCCTGCTAA
- the LOC136788077 gene encoding claw keratin-like: MSCSSLCAPVCGVAAPAPVADSFNEPCVRQCPDSTVVIQPPATVLTLPGPILSSFPQHAVVGSAGVPGVAGGFGGTFGGRGVFGSYGGLGGYGGLLGYGGLGGYGGLGGYGGLGGYGGYGAFGSCGYGSWRRGLRYLSGNCGPC; the protein is encoded by the coding sequence atgtcctgctccagcctgtgtGCTCCTGTGTGTGGGGtggctgccccggccccagtGGCTGACAGCTTCAACGAGCCCTGCGTGCGGCAGTGCCCTGACTCCACCGTGGTGATCCAGCCCCCGGCCACGGTGCTCACCTTGCCCGggcccatcctcagctccttcccgcagcaTGCCGTGGTCGGCTCGGCAGGAGTCCCGGGTGTGGCAGGGGGCTTCGGCGGCACTTTTGGAGGCCGTGGTGTCTTTGGGAgctatggaggccttgggggCTATGGCGGCCTTTTAggctatggaggccttgggggTTACGGAGGCCTTGGTggctatggaggccttgggggttatgggggctaTGGAGCATTTGGCAGCTGCGGATATGGCAGCTGGCGTCGGGGCCTCAGGTACCTCAGTGGCAACTGCGGGCCCTGCTAA
- the LOC136788121 gene encoding claw keratin-like: MSCSSLCAPVCGVAAPAPVADSANEPCVRQCPDSTVVIQPPATVLTLPGPILSSFPQHAVVGSAGVPGVAGGFGGTFGGRGGFGGYGGLGGYGGLLGYGGLGGYGGLGGYGGLGGYGGYGAFGSCGYGGWRRGLRYLSGSCGPC, translated from the coding sequence atgtcctgctccagcctgtgtGCCCCTGTGTGTGGGGTGGCCGCCCCGGCCCCAGTGGCTGACAGTGCCAACGAGCCCTGCGTGCGGCAGTGCCCCGACTCCACCGTGGTGATCCAGCCCCCGGCCACGGTGCTCACCTTGCCCGggcccatcctcagctccttcccgcagcaTGCCGTGGTCGGCTCGGCCGGAGTCCCGGGTGTGGCAGGGGGCTTCGGCGGCACTTTTGGAGGCCGTGGTGGCTTTGGgggctatggaggccttgggggCTATGGCGGCCTTTTgggctatggaggccttggTGGTTATGGAGGCCTTGGgggctatggaggccttggaggctatgggggctatggAGCCTTTGGGAGCTGTGGATACGGAGGCTGGCGCCGGGGCCTCAGGTACCTCAGTGGCAGCTGTGGGCCCTGCTAA
- the LOC136788185 gene encoding claw keratin-like, translating to MSCSSLCAPVCGVAAPAPVADSANEPCVRQCPDSTVVIQPPATVLTLPGPILSSFPQHAVVGSAGVPGVAGGFGGTFGGRGGFGGYGGLLGYGGLGGYGGLGGYGGLGGYGGLGGYGGYGAFGSCRYGGWRRGLRYLSGNCGPC from the coding sequence atgtcctgctccagcctgtgtGCCCCTGTGTGTGGGGtggctgccccggccccagtGGCTGACAGTGCCAACGAGCCCTGCGTGCGGCAGTGCCCCGACTCCACCGTGGTGATCCAGCCCCCGGCCACGGTGCTCACCTTGCCCGggcccatcctcagctccttcccgcagcaTGCCGTGGTCGGCTCGGCCGGAGTCCCGGGTGTGGCAGGGGGCTTCGGCGGCACTTTTGGAGGCCGTGGTGGCTTTGGGGGCTATGGAGGCCTTTTgggctatggaggccttggTGGTTATGGAGGCCTTGGTGGTTATGGAGGCCTTGGgggctatggaggccttgggggttatgggggctaTGGAGCCTTTGGCAGCTGCAGATATGGCGGCTGGCGTCGGGGCCTCAGGTACCTCAGTGGCAACTGCGGGCCCTGCTAA
- the LOC136788182 gene encoding claw keratin-like encodes MSCSSLCAPVCGVAAPAPVADSFNEPCVQQCPDSTVVIQPPATVLTLPGPILSSFPQHAVVGSAGVPGVAGGFGGTFGGRGGFGGYGGLGGYGGLLGYGGLGGYGGLGGYGGLGGYGGYGAFGSCGYGGWRRGHRYLSGNCGPC; translated from the coding sequence atgtcctgctccagcctgtgtGCTCCTGTGTGCGGGGTAGCCGCCCCGGCCCCAGTGGCTGACAGCTTCAACGAGCCCTGCGTGCAGCAGTGCCCTGACTCCACCGTGGTGATCCAGCCCCCGGCCACGGTGCTCACCTTGCCCGggcccatcctcagctccttcccgcagcaTGCCGTGGTCGGCTCGGCAGGAGTCCCGGGTGTGGCAGGGGGCTTCGGCGGCACTTTTGGAGGCCGTGGTGGCTTTGGgggctatggaggccttgggggCTATGGCGGCCTTTTgggctatggaggccttgggggTTACGGAGGCCTTGGTGGCTATGGAGGCCTTGGaggctatgggggctatggAGCATTTGGCAGCTGCGGATATGGCGGCTGGCGTCGGGGCCACAGGTACCTCAGTGGCAACTGCGGGCCCTGCTAA
- the LOC136788180 gene encoding claw keratin-like, with product MSCSSLCAPVCGVAAPAPVADSFNEPCVRQCPDSTVVIQPPATVLTLPGPILSSFPQHAVVGSAGVPGVAGGFGGTFGGRGGFGGYGGLGGYGGLLGYGGLGGYGGLGGYGGLGGYGGYGAFGSCGYGGWRRGHRYLSGNCGPC from the coding sequence atgtcctgctccagcctgtgtGCTCCTGTGTGTGGGGtggctgccccggccccagtGGCTGACAGCTTCAACGAGCCCTGCGTGCGGCAGTGCCCTGACTCCACCGTGGTGATCCAGCCCCCGGCCACGGTGCTCACCTTGCCCGggcccatcctcagctccttcccgcagcaTGCCGTGGTCGGCTCGGCAGGAGTCCCGGGTGTGGCAGGGGGCTTCGGCGGCACTTTTGGAGGCCGTGGTGGCTTTGGgggctatggaggccttgggggCTATGGCGGCCTTTTgggctatggaggccttgggggTTACGGAGGCCTTGGTGGCTATGGAGGCCTTGGaggctatgggggctatggAGCATTTGGCAGCTGCGGATATGGCGGCTGGCGTCGGGGCCACAGGTACCTCAGTGGCAACTGCGGGCCCTGCTAA